The Ricinus communis isolate WT05 ecotype wild-type chromosome 8, ASM1957865v1, whole genome shotgun sequence sequence GCTTTTCAGCAAAGTGGACAATTCGGCCTCTGCTGTCTATCTTCACCAAACCATAATCTGATGCGCGGCTGCTTAGAAAATACAACTTGCAGTGAATAAACCAAGCCGTGAAAAACATGAATTGAAGCAAAGCACAGATAAGGACTGAACAAACCTCTCACCAACTGCTGCACATGAAATTGTGATATCAGCATTACTGTCGACATGATGCTGTTGATTTATAGCAATAAGGTGAGGCGgtttttcaaaaatttgaaatataacATGAGCCAATTCTATTAGGGTAATGATAGCATACCTGCACAAAGTCCATATAGTCCATTCGGTAAAGATGATCTCCAGACAAGATCAGTATATTCTCAACATTCCTGTTCTTGGCATCCTACATGAACCAGCAGTCATATAAGACTCCAATTCAAGTTTCTAGAGGAACTGAAGTACTATGTTGAAGGCAGTTGGTCTATCCATTTAAATTCAAGATCATGCGGTggttacaaaagaaaaacaaaaagaaaagtttctcaaaacaaaacaaaaaaaggttCTCATATTCACCTCAAAAACCCATGTAAATTGCCTCACAGCATCTGCTGTTCCTTGGAACCAGTTCATTCCTGCTTCTCCAGGTGTTTGAGTAGCTGCTAGAACCTGTTTAGCAGGTCAATTTGGAATTATTCACTTTATGATAAAGGAATCATCAAGCATTCTAAATAAAACACAAGTAATTGCAAGCattgtcttttatttatttattttttatcgaAATCAAATGCTTCTTATACAATAAGTTCAAGTTGGACTCTTTAATGTTACTGTGATCCTTTCTCTAAAAGGAAGCCTAACCACTCGAAAGGAACCCGAGGCCTTCGGCTTATACATCTTATAACACTTCAAATTAGATTATTTGCAAGTTCTGATCTGATCATTATAACAATTTTATCTAAATATTATCaatcatttaaaatatgaggTTCTATAATTAAGCTCCTCAAGTCTCTGTCTAGTTATATTATAAGACTTAAAATCACAAGGGAAAAACTAGTTCtagctaagtctgatttttcttcttgttcatgtatatacaattttttcaagtgttgaatataaattttatacgacaagaaaataatacataaatgGCACCCTGGGTTTAGCtctgaatatttattttccttttttccagATTGGAAATTCTAATAGgtaaaatttttgaaagcAATCATACCTCCACAAATCCGTCTCCGAAGTTAATACCATTTCCAAAATATGTGCGAGCAAGGTGCCGATTAAGGGAAGCGGAGTTGAATTGTGTTAACacaaatattttgtttatcCCACTGTTGATGCAATTGCTCATAGGGATATCTATAAGCTTATAGCATCCTCCCACCGGTACCTAcaatataaaatgaataaacaaaaatgaCAGTGGTCAGTAACTTGATTGAACGGTCCATAGAGTTTCATGAATAGCCAAGTCTCACAAATAACACATATAGGTTTATATTAAGCTTTATAAACTGCATATCTATCATATAGAAGTTCATCAATCACAGCACGATAGAGTTAGGGAGATTGGAAAGATTTTCTTACAGCTGGTGTTGCTGCCCTTCTGGTAAGAGGAAACAGCTGAGTCCCTGCACCTCCTCCCAATATGATTGATGCTACATTTTTTGGGTCCACTTTTCGCCTTTCAAAtcgtggtggtggtggtggtggtgataaggtctaaaatcatatattcaaGATTTAAGAACAAGGTTACACATCAAActataattaacaaaaacaagaaattggAATAAACTTTAAAAGTTACGGATTCATTAacatccaaaagaaaaaagtggaTCATGTTGAAATACTAGAACTTTAATCTAGAGCATATCATAGATTGATCCAAATCAACTTACCACAATCTCCTTGGgattatttgatgttaatacAGCATAAGCAACACCAGGTTTGACCTTATTAACATTCCAGTCAGCTTTTAATCTTCTTTTCATCTGATTGAACCAAACACTATTCTTTGAACTTCCTCTGATCATTTCTCCCAAAAACTCTTTATCTCCAGTGTTAATACCACCTTTGCTAGCTTTCACCAAGTTGGTGTTAGTATTCAGAGCCATAAGGCAGGAATCCATTGCAATGGTACTCTCAAGGCTTTTGCcaagatgaagatgatgataatGGATCACACTTGAAAAGTGTTTCAGTCACAAAAGTACTGGACACAAATCCCAATGAAACAAAGTTACAAGCTAAGTTATTAAGTAAAGCACAGATCACACAAAGATAAATTCATTAAAGAGAAATCAGATTATAATACACAGAAATGACAGTTGTATCATCACACGCTAGCTCTCACTCAACCTAGTTACaggataaagtaaaattaccaaatctAAGCAAACCCAAAAGCAAGATTTAAATAAAGCTAGAATCTTTACAGTACCCAGATACTAAAACGTCAAAGGAATCAAGAATCTAAAGTACCCGAAAGCTTAAGAACCAAACTTTTGAGTAGAGGGATACAGAACTACAAGATCAGAGTATAGAAAATCTTATTACGTACCAAAAAAGTGATTCAAAGATTTAATCACCAAATAACTAAACTATTAGTCGAAGGAAGTGATCAAGAAAGCTTGGTTTCTAGATGGTTGAAAATTGGAAATGGATTCAAGAGTGAAACACGTGAAGTGATGTTGAAATTTGGTGGTTATAGATTTTAGTGCTCTCACGAGAAATCCTGCATTTCTTTTGAGTTACATAGCTTAAAATATACTGAATGTgaaactctctctctctctctctagtCTCTAGTCTCAAGTCTCTAGTAAGCTTGTTTGTGAATGCAGGTTCGAAGGCTTCTCTTTCTCTTGCTGAGCTGCTCACGAAAGAAGCCATTATAAAGCGAACACATGTCTACATCAAGCCACATGTCTGTCTTTTATGACatgatatttatgattttattatattttaatacctTGAAGTGTACCAAGTGTTatgatatttttcaaaaaaaaaaaaattgtttggACTTCAAAAATGGAGATTGTTACTTATTATGGGtgccaaagaaagaaaaactcttctttttcttttcttttccattagCTTTTCTTTGTTCAATTTGTAATCTTCACCAATTGACAGTTGGGATTAAGATACTTCCCGCCAATTGCTCATATTCACCATCAAAGGACAATGACCTCACCAGTCTCAGCTAGAAAAGTGGAAggagtttaaaattttaacaaaagagaaagaagccCACATAATTGTTGATGGATTAATAATGCGGACTCTGAATAGAAGTGATCACTTGATATTCATTTCGTAATATAATGAATGCGAGAAAACATTGTAAGTAGCAACACAAGAGAAATGAATTCTCGGAACATTACGTTCTCCATTTCTTTCACTACTTTGGTACactcatctttctttctctgaatatatatacacacaaaATTCATCATTGaagatagaaaatttattatgttattctaattgtataaatattttttattttgatatttaataattaatatttatctaattatttaaaatttgtcttagcttatataatatataagctAAGACATACATGTAATGTAGATAAAAGTGGACCAAAAAGGTGgccattttcattttcctttgctGAGAATTTCATATGATATAGTATCACGTGGTGATACCAAAATCTTTCCccaaaagttaaataaaattgtgtGGCGTAAGCCAATTTTGACATTTGAGTACAATGATCAATACCTAAAAGAGGAAAGACAAGGTCCCATGACTGGAGGTCACTAAACCCGGCcacaaattaaaaacaaaaaatatatataatatatatatatatattttaaatatcaatctCCACTTTCCATTTGCCTTAAAAGTACTATTCCTTCCCCACAATCATGGGAAATTGCTTTTGTCATCCATAATAATATTTCAGGTTGGCCTTGAACAGCTTGGCAAAACTCTCTTCACCCATAGGGAAGCAAATAGAACAGCCTACTACTTAAGGCCAGTCGTTGCCAAGCATCCGCCAGCCAGCCGATACATCAGTCTGCTGAACATAAAATTCCGTCGTCAAGGAGTTTAGAAATTCGAACTTGAACTTAAGATATCCATCCGAATTCTATAGAGCTCTcccttcaaattaaaaatttaatggtaAAAAGTTTCGTACTTAGCTAAGATGGTAAAATTTTATCGTTTAATTGTATTTctaattctctttttcttttttcgttttttcttaatctttgATGCATCTCATTGTCtggtttcttcttcttgatgAAAGAacctttaagaaaaaagaaaaagaaaaacacttctACTTGTCAATGGCATCCCAAAACTCACATTCCCAAACTTTGTCAGCTTGGGTATGAAATTATTGTACTTGTGTGTGATTCTTAACTGACTATGAAGACTGAACAATTACCACCACATCAATATATTTGTCTTGTTCACTCACATTTTCAACCAAAACTCATGAAATTAACCTTGGCTCTTGATGTAACGAAAATAACAGGACCCATCTAACTCACAAGTGCATGATGCAATGATAAGTGCACTAACCACCAGATTTAGAACACATACCAATCACCAAATCTAGGCAGTACCCAATGGACGGTTCTTATCGTTTGATCAGAAGCCCCATCATGATGTGCCTTCACTACCCAACTACTCAGGCAAGTAATGCAGCATGGATGCATATCATTATCAAAAAGAAAGGGggcaaacaaaaaaaagaaaagaaaagactatAAACAAGTTGATGCATATGATATGTActatgaatttaaatttaaagcaACAATAGACCGTCAAAGATTTTTGGATAGGACCCACTTATATAGTTGGTGATTAGGGCAACATTAATTAAGCAAATGAAAGTGACATTATAGGcaatttgtgagtatcatcAGTCAATTAACTTGGGCAATCTCCATGGATACTTCCAAGCACTGAAAGGTGAtgggtttttctttattttgatgttGGACGGATGTTGTAAGAAATGATTCATTATTTAAGGGAGTAAATGTTTCTTGGCCGCACATGTGTCCATATAGAATTAGCTAATGGAAATtctaacattttatttttataataatatttgtttcttattttctatttttctaaatatattttttttcttttcataataCGAAATGAATTCTTAGACTCTTTTAGAGTATCTAAAAATTGTTCGCTTCGATAAAAGTATCTATAAAAtagaacaaaaattaatataatattaattctcaCGATTTTATTATAGTATTTAAGTCATGCtattttataatgaataaaaaagaagagtctgtcataaaagaatattaaaatatggtAATTTTGGtgaaattttcatattattactCTTGATTATAACATTAAGCTAGgctttaattaataataataagaagaagaagacgaagaaagaagaagaaatcaaaTCTTCCATCAAAATGGATTAAAGTATATTGTAATTGCACAATAATTGAGTTaacattttagtataaaaatcAACAAGGTATCCATACCGACAAGTTTTCCTGTGAAAGATGGTGTGCATAGTCTGAGCAACTAGCTCCAATTGCTCCAAACCCAATTTTGAAAAGATGGAAAGGAATGAGTATGGGACCCGACCACCATAACCATGGACATGAATTGGTGAAAGAGAAGAAGCAGAAggccataaaagaaaatatgaggCATATTTGTTATGGTCCCAGTGGCAGTGACAATTGATAAGAAATAGGTAGCACCAGAAAATCGTACAAAATCAACATGTAATACAAACAATATGCTAAGTGACAAACTCTTCACGTGGCTTGCTACCCAATTATGGACGCTTCAAATCTCTTTAGTGTTTATGTGGGATCATcgtctcttcttcttcttcttgtccaTGTTTACTGGACTGAAGAAATTCCAACATGGTTTTTggaatgaatatataaaagaattttggtgATACCAACATCCACCTCTTGTACATATTGTTCATTTATTTCGTTGTCAATTTTTGTGCCAATAATTAGTTTAGTAATGCTTAGGATGTGCTTAATGTGTACGCACCTTATTGAAAAATCTACTCTCGCTCGCTCTTTTCATGCATATCTGGTACTcccaaaaatattaaacacaTTCTTTAATAAAGTTTAGAATTGTGATTCCATACGTGGAATTCAAGACATTTGTTACCTGCCCAAAGATTTAGGTGGTACAAGTTTAAAATTTTCGTCAAAAATTGATTATGGTGGTCCGGTGGAGAGGATGATACTGTTATGCACATGGATGGGCACATTCATGAAAGAGTCGTTGCAGCCAACCCGAAAAAAGAGGGCCAAAAGACCCAACTAGCAATGAAGTACAGAAGCCCACCAACATAACACTTAGCTCTCCCAACTACACCGAAGACAGGCTCTAAAAATTTGGCAGCTGCTGCAATTCACAGTTGACAGGGAAACCATAGGAATTTCTCAAAATGGTTCGACAATCATACCAGAAGCTatccatttaattatataagattCGCCCAAGGGGATTATTTATGGGAACATTACTTTCAGCATGCATAGCATAAGTTACTTCTCCAAATCCAGGACAGACGTGAAGAGCAGCATCATTTAGTCTGTAAATCATGTGAACCCTAGCAGTCATGCAGCACAGAAATTGAACCACATTCTGGACCATAACTGTTATGTCATCTCTCCCCATTGTCATTGTCCTGGGTATGCGCCAACTTCTTGATAATTTCGATCACCACATTAACCTTGATAATTCAGAACAGGACATACTACTCTGCACAGGCACTGCTGCTGAATACCTGCTGACTTAAGTAGTGTCCATGGAGAAACCAAACACACAAGTGTTACCTCTTTCCCACATAAGGAAATTACTCCAAGCTATTAGAAAGTCACCATTCCTCGCATGGAGAAATTACTCCAAGCTATTCGAAAATCACTCTGGAAACTATCTCCCAAACTTGTTAAGAAAACAATACTAATAGATTACAAATGCACATTAAGCAACACTTCAAGGGGAATTTCCAACATAAAGTCAAGTCAATTTGAACCTGACACTTCCAAATACCAGTTCTCAGTGAACTGTTAATCCCGTCATGAAATTGCTTTTCCATTGCACATGCTTCCAGTACTATCGGGTAGCAAACACCAAAACAGCTCATCCAAGTTACAACCCACCTCCACTACCTTATTACCCTCGATGGACATGAACTGATCCAGTCAAGTGATCTAATTGGCTGCCCCAATTCTCATAGAACTGAAAGCAAAAATGCAACGGTACATGATACATGAACTGATGAACATGAAAACAATCTTATCATGTAAGGCAGACAATACTCGAATGACATAAAAAAGACCAATCCAACATCTCagtaaatatgaaaaatcttCATCAAACACAAAAGTTAAAGAGtctaaaattgtaatttagACAATCTCTTGAAACAAAAAGTAGCAGTTGAACTCAGCAAAAAAAGGCTAGCTTAAACTAAACAAACATGTATAGAAAGACATCTAGGTGTTTGTGGCCCTAGTGTAGATCTGCTGGCTGGCATGTGCAGATACCATCCTGATCAAACCTCTTGCCATCAATTCTCTTATTGCCCTCCTTGCAAGTGATCCATTGACCTGTTAGGAACATGTACAGTAGAATGAGAAAAAGGTTCATACAAAATAACTCAGGACTCGTGCTGATTGATACAGTACAAACACGAATTTAGATTAAGAGGAACAACAGCCATGCAGAGTGCAATAGACAGTACAATGTACTTACCCAAGAAGCTCAagttaattttacttttgaaaaagaacacaaaaaatatgaaatatacaACCAAAATCTTTAAATAGACCAGAGAGTCAAAGTGTATGTCTACAATTTGATTGCTAAACTAGCATTTCAGACTCAATTTCAAGTGGGTTTTGATTGAAACTAATACATTTGAGGGaattaaattgatgaaataGTATATAAAGCCACCACTTTACTAGAAAAACAAATAgtagtataaaaaataagtgttatatttagaagtaaataaaagaatcagGGGAAATATTAAACAAAGGAAATCTAAGCTGCACTCCAAATTAATTCAATggaaacaagaaaacaaaatcaaaaaacaacataaaattTGGTTAATACACTGTTGGCCACAATCacatatttgattttaacatatataaaaataaaaacatcaaTATAATAGAACCCAGTTAACGCAATCAAactaaaaaatgtataaatcCTTAGATATATTAGGATTATAAATTACATTATTAAAcccaaatcaacaaaaatgGCAGTTTTATGTAAATCCATCAGTCATGAACCATCTTCTACAACAATAACAATGAAAACCCAAACgtacatgaaaaagaaaatgacataaaaaagaaaaggtcttTTTTTGTGTATTTACCCTTAAACGATCAGAGAGAATAGAGGGAGTGATAAGCTTATACTTAGGAGCTTCAGAGAGAAGCTTATCATAAGTAGCTTGATCAAACAAAACCATATTGTTAACCTTCTCCTTCTGCTTTCCTTTGCtccacttcttcttcttctgtttccCTCCTCCTGATTTTGCCGGCTTTGATGATGGTGGTGGTGCCTTATCCTTCTTTGGTGCCTATAacgaaagaaagaaaacaaaacaaatatcCATTCATCAAAAACCCAATCTTTTAACACATAACAAGAGAAGATGAGAGAAGACAAGAACATTGATCTCAATCATACCATTGGATCTGATTAGtggctgctgctgctgctgctctaTGGAAAGGAATAAGAGGACGCACAGCTGCAGCTTATGGGTCTTTATTATCGCTACCGAATTAGGGTTTATTAGGATCTCTATCTCGCCAAAATTAAAACGGCAACGTCTTGTTATTTTGGGTTTCAGACTGCCCTCTTATCCTGCCTATTACAAGCCCAAGCCCAGGCCCAAGTCCAAGCCTGATACACTGACatattttttctgtttttaataatatataaatacataaatatattgttAAGTGCGTCTCAATCACAAGTTAAAATAATGAGTTAATAGTCCCATAAGTAATAATTAAAGGCACAGGTGTAACTATTAAAGAAGTAAACttgtttgataatttttatgaaatgaGGAATAACTATTAATatgtaatataaatatttttctaaagatattgattaaaattatttatttagtaattagaTTCTCAGTTAataacataattataaaaaaagtaattttttaaaatattaacatcTTTTAACGTAAGGAGGAGgaagttaataaaattagataaaaatgcATACTAAACTAAGATAAATGATATTAAGCTTTTAATGATTAATCTTCAACAAAATATATCCTTAATTATTTTCCACTTGCacattcaatttattttcataagaaattaaaattaaagggtAAAAGTGCAAACAAAACAATGGATGACACcttatcaaaaaagaaaaagagattttcctcaaaaaaggaaaaaaaaaattaaaaaaagaattgtacGAAACAGAGAATTAGAGAAATTTAGAAGAAGATTTTGGTAATAACTATTAAACTATGCATATGAAAGTGTTGTGACAAAATAAGGTAAAGTTCCAACTGTACAGTTTATTTGAGTATATAGACAGATGAAGAGAAAACAATGGGCGCCACTCTCAATTTAAGAAACAGAAACCAAACATAATCATACAGAATCCattgactttttcttttccatttataGACACTTGCAGAGAAAACAGTGGGCATCTCACCGGCAATTTATTGGACTTATTAGTATTGTGCAAGAGACTGCCGGAGAGAGTGAAAATTCTTCCAAGGGAAAGTCCATTCACTCATTTTGCACATCTTACTTGAGGTTTTGGAGAAAATCTAGCAACCATGGTAGGATTTGATGATCCAAATTTTGTTAAGGTTACCTATGCTATGTCTCGTGCGTTTCAGGTGCGTTTGCAAATCTTGGTGTGCTCTTCTTTCTCAtccaaaatttatttataagaaactTCTTTTAAGTGGTGAATATCTAAATTATGATAATTCTCCTATGttgtagagaataagaagaagaaaggataAATACactttgtatataattaaaattacaaagaacatatatatagacTTATTAGCTTAGTAGCCAAGAAGTATTTTGGTAACCTACAACTCTTAAACATCCTACACTTAATATATAAGTTACACACTtagtgaatatatatataacttacaTATTTAATAGGTAACTCTTTAACTTCATAACTTAAACATTAAAAACTATACTcaatgattattaaattaagtttagTTTTTCAACACTCCTCCTTAAACTTAATTTCTGATCAAATCGAGTCTTGCTCTTAATCTggcaaaattttcaaactttaATACATTGTGAAAATATCAGCAAGTTGATCTTGCCATTTGACATACTTCAGCTCTACTTCCTTCTTACGAATACTTTCTCTGATGAAATGATATCTTGTGTCAATGTGATTGCTCCTATCATGTAAAATAGAATTCTTGCTCAATGCTATAGACGATTTattatcaacaaaaatatcaattgaTTTTTCGTTTGAAATCAATAGCACCTCTAACACCTTTCTTAACTATGTGGCATGGCAAACACAAGGAGCAGCAACAACATACTCAGCTTCACAAGTTGAAAGAGTTACAATAGATTGTTTCTTTGAACTCCATGTAAAAGCAATCTCCCCAATAGAAAACACAAAACCCGTTGTACTCTTTCGATCATCAACATCACCTCCCCAATCACTATCACTATAGCCTACTAGACTAAAACTTTCTAAAGGTAAGTAAAACAAACCATAATCTGAAGTTCCTTTGACatatctcaaaattcttttaccaGCCTTCATGTACGAATTTGTTGGTGCCTCCATGTAGCGATTGATAAGTCCTACTCCATAAAGAATATCATGTCTAGTACAAGTTAAATACCTCAAGTTTCCAATAAGTTTTCGAAATAAAGTTGGATTCACCTTCTCAGTATCATCATATCTTGACAGCTTTACTCCACATTCAATTAGTGTGCTGACAGGTTGACATTGCTCCATGCCAAACTCCTTGAAGATCTTTCTTGCATAGCTcttttgagaaataaaaatgcCATCATTAGTTTGTTTCACTTCAATTCCTAGATAATAAGACATCAACCCTATATCTGTCATCATAAATTCAGCAGCCATCTCCTTTTTGAATTCTTCAATCATTGCTGAATTATTTCCTATAAAGATcaaatcatcaacatacaagcACACAACAAGAATATCACCATTATCTTTCTTCTTGGCATAAAGAGAATATTCATAAGGACATTTCAGAAAATCTTTCTTCTTGAAATAATCATCAATCTTATTGTACCATGCCCTTGGTGCTTGCTTCAATCCATGCAAAGCTTTCTTCAGTTTTAAAACTTTGTTTGCTTACCCTCTAACAACATATCCGAAAGGTTGTTGTAGAtatacttcttcttctaattaTCCATTCAAAAACACTGATTTCACATCCATTTGGAAAATTTTCCATCTTTTTTGTGCAGCCAAAGCAATGATTAAGCGAGTTGTTTCCAACCGAGCGACTGGTACAAAGACTTCATCATAGTCAATTCCATGTTGTTGGCTGAACCCTTTTACAACAAGTCGAGCCTTGTATTTCTCGACatctcctttttcattcttcttgattttataaatccATTTCACACCAACAACTTGCTTGCCTTGGGGAAGACTTGCTAATTTCCAAGTGTCATTCTtttgaattgattttattttgtcaTCCATGTCTATTCtccatttttcatttttcaccgCTTCTTCAAAATTCATTGGTTTAATATCTGCAAAAAGACAATAATGAACATAATTTGAAACTTCATCAGTGTTAGCATATATGTCCTACAGATTTTCTCATCTTTGTAGGTCTTTTATATGAACTTGAAGGACTTGAATCTCCTTGAATACTTGCTGGAGTTCTTGGAGATGTCAAGTTCTGTAAATAGAATGTTGAACATCTTGATCTGAATCatcaaaaattgaaagaaaattataattttccgGTTGATTGTCCCAATTCCATCCATCAGCTTTCTCAAACTTGACATCTCGACTCAAGATAATCTTCTTACTTGTCGGATTATACAACTTGTAGCCTTTAGACCTTGCATCATAtccaataaaaatgaatttttcacttttgtcATCTAGCTTAATTCTGGTTTCATATGCAACATGAACATAAGCAACATAACCAAAAAATCTAAGATGAGAAAGAGTTGGCTTTCTTCCACTTCATGCTTCCTGTGGTGTAGAGTTCTGCAAACTCCTTGTAGGACATCTGTTACATAGATATACAACACATGCCATAGCTTCAGCCCAAAATTCTCTAGGCATTTGTTTGCTTTTCAACATGCTTTGAGTCATGTTAAGGATGGTTCTGTTCTTGCGCTCCACAGCACCATTTTGCTAAGGTGATCTTGGCACAATCAACAATCTCTGGATGCCATGAGATtcagaaaaattattgaattgaTTTGAAGTGAATTCACCACCTCTATCAGTTCTCAATGCCTTTAAAGAACTTTCACTCTCCTTTTCAACCAACAATTTGAACTTCTTGAATACTTCAAAAGCTTTAGATTTCTGCTTCAAAAAATAAACCCATGTTTTGCGATTGAAATCATCAATAAACagtaagaaatatttattcttactAAAAGAAGTTAGATTAATTGGACCACATATGTCTGCGTGGACAAGTTCAAGAGGCTTCGATGCTCTTGAAGATGATTCCTTTAGAAAACTGTGTCTGAATTGCTTTCCGTACATGCATCCTTCACACAACTGATTAGGATGATCAATGAAAGATAGACCATGAACCATTCTCCCTTGAGCCAATTGCTTCAAGCTGTTGAAATTC is a genomic window containing:
- the LOC8285335 gene encoding glucose-1-phosphate adenylyltransferase large subunit 1 produces the protein MDSCLMALNTNTNLVKASKGGINTGDKEFLGEMIRGSSKNSVWFNQMKRRLKADWNVNKVKPGVAYAVLTSNNPKEIVTLSPPPPPPRFERRKVDPKNVASIILGGGAGTQLFPLTRRAATPAVPVGGCYKLIDIPMSNCINSGINKIFVLTQFNSASLNRHLARTYFGNGINFGDGFVEVLAATQTPGEAGMNWFQGTADAVRQFTWVFEDAKNRNVENILILSGDHLYRMDYMDFVQHHVDSNADITISCAAVGESRASDYGLVKIDSRGRIVHFAEKPGGAELKSLKADTTQLGLSPQDALKSPYIASMGVYVFRTEILLKLLRWRFPTSNDFGSEIIPAAVMEHNIQSYNFRDYWEDIGTIKSFYEANLALTEEPPTFEFYDPKTPFYTSPRFLPPTKIDKCRIVDAIISHGCFLRECTVRHSVVGERSRLDYGVELKDTVMLGADYYQTETEIASLLAEGKVPIGVGRNTKIKNCIIDKNAKIGKDVVIVNKDGVQEADRPEEGFYIRSGITIIMEKATIEDGTVI
- the LOC8285336 gene encoding 40S ribosomal protein S25-2, giving the protein MAPKKDKAPPPSSKPAKSGGGKQKKKKWSKGKQKEKVNNMVLFDQATYDKLLSEAPKYKLITPSILSDRLRVNGSLARRAIRELMARGLIRMVSAHASQQIYTRATNT